A stretch of Sphingorhabdus sp. YGSMI21 DNA encodes these proteins:
- a CDS encoding acyl-CoA dehydrogenase, whose product MSFTAPGREQNFVLKHIANIGELASHERFAGASEDMVEAIVEGIGQFAAGEFAPLNRIGDTVGARWQDGSVTMPEGYKEAYAQFVEGGWASIDGPEDFGGQGLPYSLSALILETCGAANFAFTLCPMLSFGAIEAIHVHGSDEQKAQYLPNLISGAWTGTMNLTEPQAGSDVGALRSTAEPITEGEHAGKYRIKGQKIYITFGEHDLTDNIIHLVLARTPGAPEGTRGISLFIVPKFHLDADGKPGAPNDVTCVSIEHKIGIHASPTCVMAYGEQDECIGEMIGGEFGGMKAMFTMMNNARINVGSQGVQIAERATQQASHYATERVQSARAGSGSKEPVAIIEHPDVRRMLLRSKALTQAARALLYYATSSVDRATLGIEGAKSRAETLTPLIKGYGTDVGNEVASLGVQVHGGMGFIEETGAGQHFRDARIAPIYEGTNGIQAADLVGRKLGLDGGEAMQTFIAEIRNEAKDEESLLALADSCENIRQWMASGDASIDDRLAGSYAFMTMLATATCGMLMKKQHRIAKAELGGGNDLFLKAKLVTTRYYLDHIVPEALGLKAAATGGADILYSLSSAELAG is encoded by the coding sequence ATGAGTTTTACAGCCCCCGGTCGCGAACAGAATTTTGTGCTCAAACATATCGCCAATATCGGCGAACTGGCGAGCCACGAGCGCTTTGCCGGTGCGAGCGAGGATATGGTCGAAGCGATTGTCGAAGGCATCGGACAATTTGCGGCTGGAGAATTTGCACCGCTCAACCGGATCGGCGACACGGTCGGCGCGCGCTGGCAGGACGGCAGCGTGACCATGCCCGAGGGTTACAAGGAGGCTTATGCGCAATTCGTCGAAGGCGGCTGGGCATCGATTGACGGCCCGGAAGATTTTGGTGGCCAAGGCCTGCCCTATTCGCTCTCGGCGCTGATCCTCGAAACCTGCGGCGCGGCCAATTTCGCTTTCACCTTGTGCCCGATGCTCAGCTTCGGCGCGATCGAGGCGATCCATGTCCACGGGTCCGACGAGCAGAAGGCCCAATATCTGCCCAATCTGATTTCCGGCGCCTGGACCGGCACGATGAACCTGACCGAGCCGCAGGCCGGTTCCGACGTCGGCGCGCTGCGCTCGACTGCCGAACCGATCACGGAGGGCGAACATGCCGGCAAATACCGGATCAAGGGGCAGAAAATCTATATCACATTCGGCGAACATGATCTGACCGACAATATCATCCATCTCGTGCTTGCCCGTACCCCGGGAGCACCCGAGGGCACGCGCGGGATTTCGCTGTTCATCGTCCCAAAATTCCATCTCGATGCCGACGGCAAGCCCGGCGCGCCCAATGATGTGACCTGCGTGTCGATCGAGCACAAGATCGGTATCCACGCCTCGCCGACATGCGTCATGGCTTATGGCGAGCAGGACGAATGTATCGGCGAAATGATCGGCGGCGAGTTCGGCGGCATGAAGGCGATGTTCACGATGATGAACAATGCTCGCATCAATGTCGGCTCGCAAGGCGTGCAGATCGCCGAACGCGCCACCCAGCAGGCCAGCCATTATGCCACGGAACGGGTCCAGTCGGCCCGCGCCGGAAGCGGTAGCAAGGAACCGGTTGCGATCATTGAACATCCCGATGTCCGGCGGATGCTGCTGCGGTCGAAGGCGCTGACGCAGGCTGCCCGCGCGTTGCTCTATTATGCAACGTCGAGCGTTGACCGCGCTACCCTCGGCATCGAAGGAGCCAAGTCCCGCGCCGAAACCCTGACACCGCTGATCAAGGGCTATGGCACCGATGTCGGCAATGAAGTCGCCTCGCTCGGCGTGCAAGTGCACGGCGGCATGGGCTTCATCGAGGAAACCGGGGCCGGACAGCATTTCCGCGACGCCCGGATTGCCCCGATCTACGAAGGCACCAACGGCATCCAGGCCGCCGATCTGGTTGGCCGGAAACTGGGGCTGGACGGCGGCGAGGCTATGCAGACATTTATCGCCGAAATTCGCAACGAGGCGAAGGATGAAGAGAGCCTGCTGGCGCTCGCCGACAGCTGCGAGAATATCAGACAGTGGATGGCGAGCGGCGACGCGTCGATCGATGACCGGCTAGCGGGAAGCTATGCCTTCATGACCATGCTGGCGACCGCGACCTGCGGCATGCTGATGAAGAAGCAGCACCGGATTGCCAAGGCGGAACTGGGCGGCGGGAATGATCTTTTCCTCAAGGCCAAGCTGGTGACCACCCGCTATTATCTCGATCATATCGTCCCCGAAGCGCTGGGCCTGAAAGCGGCAGCAACGGGCGGAGCGGATATATTATACAGCCTGAGCAGCGCCGAGCTGGCCGGCTGA
- a CDS encoding ATP-binding protein — protein sequence MTDTGNRDVLERIADALERLAPPVAEPLDLASGEAFLWDRRTARAIAPFQPTEIELLTGIDQQKDRLLDNTTRHAQGHAAHDVLLWGSRGMGKSALAKAVVRTLQAQGEDIALVEAPSDHLETLPALFELLASSQRRFVIFIDDIGFSEGSSEPRTLRSMLEGGASQRPANVRLYVTSNRRHIVPRQMSEQDDPVNPRDAVDDQLALSDRFGLRLGFHAASQDNYLAIIARYAEVHGLEFDREDALLWAKQRGSRSGRVAWQYIVELAGRAGTFLS from the coding sequence ATGACCGACACGGGCAACAGGGACGTGCTGGAACGCATTGCCGATGCGCTCGAACGTCTGGCTCCGCCAGTTGCAGAACCGCTCGATTTGGCGTCCGGTGAGGCGTTTCTGTGGGACAGACGCACCGCAAGGGCGATTGCGCCGTTCCAGCCGACCGAAATCGAATTGCTCACCGGCATTGATCAGCAGAAAGACCGCCTGCTGGACAATACGACCCGCCACGCGCAGGGTCACGCCGCCCATGATGTGCTGCTCTGGGGCTCGCGCGGCATGGGAAAATCAGCCCTCGCCAAGGCGGTGGTCCGGACGCTGCAGGCGCAAGGCGAGGATATTGCCCTGGTCGAGGCACCGTCGGACCATCTGGAGACGCTCCCGGCGCTATTCGAACTTCTGGCATCGTCGCAGCGGCGGTTTGTTATCTTTATCGACGATATCGGCTTTTCCGAGGGCAGCAGCGAACCGCGCACGCTACGCTCGATGCTGGAGGGCGGTGCCAGCCAGCGGCCGGCCAATGTCCGCCTCTATGTCACTTCGAACCGCCGCCACATCGTACCGCGCCAGATGAGCGAGCAGGACGATCCGGTAAACCCGCGCGACGCAGTCGATGACCAGCTGGCGCTTTCCGACCGTTTCGGCCTGCGGCTCGGCTTCCACGCCGCATCACAGGACAACTATCTCGCGATCATCGCCCGCTATGCCGAGGTCCACGGGCTGGAATTCGATCGCGAGGATGCCCTGCTCTGGGCGAAACAGCGCGGCAGCCGGTCGGGCCGGGTGGCATGGCAATATATTGTCGAACTGGCCGGACGGGCCGGCACGTTTCTGTCCTAG
- a CDS encoding sorbosone dehydrogenase family protein gives MLKHIRNIAILLIVLGIGAGYYFTRGDTARLPLDATTGVEPDLTNVRTEKFPTINIAKAEPWGEGEGPVAAEGFVVERFAEGLDHPRSMFRLPNGDVLVAETNSPPRTNSGIEGWIMRNLMSKAGAGTESANRISLLRDSDKDGKVDETFAFLENLNSPFGMALIDDTLYVANTDAVYAYPYAEGDTKITAEGRKVANLNAKAPNNHWTRDLLASQDGKYLYISVGSSSNIGENGMDVEKQRAAILQVELATNKKSIYADGMRNPVGMAYLPGTDKFYTVVNERDMLGSDMVPDYLTEVRWGAHYGWPWHFWGGHVDPRVDPKNLDHRQYERRPDYALGAHVAPLGLAFSHGQALGKPFATGAVVARHGSWNRQPLSGYDVIYVNFNQRGEPEGKPVTILSGFVDDEQQARGRPTMVAFDQTGALLVSDDVGGIIWRVSRKDAAKPAAVAEE, from the coding sequence ATGCTGAAACATATTAGAAATATCGCGATTCTGCTCATCGTTCTGGGGATCGGGGCAGGATATTATTTCACCCGCGGCGATACCGCGCGCTTGCCGCTCGATGCGACCACCGGCGTCGAACCCGATCTGACCAATGTCCGTACGGAAAAATTCCCGACCATCAATATCGCCAAGGCCGAACCCTGGGGCGAGGGTGAAGGTCCGGTGGCAGCCGAAGGCTTTGTGGTTGAGCGGTTCGCCGAGGGGCTGGACCATCCGCGCAGCATGTTTCGCCTGCCCAATGGCGATGTGCTGGTGGCGGAAACCAACAGCCCGCCGCGGACCAACAGCGGAATCGAAGGCTGGATCATGCGCAACCTGATGAGCAAGGCCGGAGCGGGCACCGAATCGGCCAACCGGATCAGCCTGCTGCGTGACAGCGACAAGGACGGCAAGGTCGACGAGACATTCGCCTTTCTTGAAAATCTCAATTCGCCGTTCGGCATGGCGCTGATCGATGATACGCTTTACGTCGCCAACACCGATGCGGTCTATGCCTATCCCTATGCGGAAGGCGACACGAAAATCACAGCCGAGGGTCGCAAGGTTGCCAATCTGAACGCGAAGGCTCCGAACAATCACTGGACCCGCGATCTGCTGGCCAGTCAGGATGGTAAATATCTCTATATCTCGGTCGGTTCGAGCAGCAATATCGGTGAAAACGGCATGGATGTCGAAAAACAGCGCGCTGCCATTTTGCAGGTCGAACTCGCGACCAACAAAAAGTCCATCTACGCCGATGGCATGCGCAATCCGGTGGGCATGGCCTATCTGCCCGGTACCGACAAATTTTATACCGTGGTCAACGAACGTGACATGCTGGGCAGCGATATGGTGCCCGACTATCTGACCGAAGTGCGCTGGGGTGCGCATTATGGCTGGCCCTGGCATTTCTGGGGCGGTCATGTCGACCCGCGGGTCGATCCGAAAAATCTTGATCACCGGCAATATGAGCGGCGTCCGGATTACGCGTTAGGCGCGCATGTCGCGCCGCTTGGCCTCGCCTTTTCCCATGGTCAGGCGCTGGGCAAGCCCTTTGCCACCGGTGCGGTGGTCGCGCGCCATGGTTCGTGGAACCGCCAACCCCTGTCCGGCTATGATGTGATCTATGTCAATTTCAACCAGCGCGGCGAGCCGGAAGGCAAGCCGGTCACGATCCTGAGCGGTTTCGTCGATGACGAGCAGCAGGCGCGTGGCCGTCCGACAATGGTGGCCTTTGACCAGACCGGCGCCCTGCTGGTCAGCGACGATGTCGGCGGCATTATCTGGCGGGTCTCGCGCAAGGATGCGGCCAAACCGGCTGCGGTGGCCGAGGAATAG
- a CDS encoding DUF2807 domain-containing protein, whose amino-acid sequence MRFLSIVLLSVALLLPAVAQAAERKFSLFGFDDIRIGNGVNVVLMSGKGPSARAEGETRELLDRVSLQRNGKQLIVSVRPKSLDRDNYDGDGPVTLYLSSYAISNILHLGSGRVTLDKLSGRNPRVRLGGFGTLHIDAIDADRLDLAMTGGGQVTMAGEVRDARIELQGASMFEGPELTVEKLTLIHRGPASSQMTVTREAIITNNGTGRINIAGRPNCTVRTDGAATIVCNPDR is encoded by the coding sequence ATGAGGTTCCTCTCGATAGTTTTGCTTTCCGTCGCCTTGCTGCTGCCCGCTGTGGCGCAGGCTGCAGAGCGGAAATTTTCCCTGTTCGGTTTTGACGATATCCGGATCGGCAATGGCGTGAATGTGGTGCTGATGTCGGGCAAGGGTCCCTCTGCCCGCGCAGAAGGAGAGACTCGCGAGCTTCTGGATCGGGTATCGCTGCAGCGAAACGGCAAGCAGTTGATCGTCTCGGTGCGACCCAAGTCGCTGGACCGTGACAATTATGATGGTGACGGACCGGTAACCCTGTATCTTAGCAGCTATGCGATCAGCAATATCTTGCACCTGGGATCGGGCCGGGTGACTCTCGACAAATTGTCTGGCCGCAATCCGCGCGTCCGTCTTGGCGGCTTTGGCACATTGCATATCGATGCCATCGATGCGGACCGGCTGGATCTGGCAATGACCGGCGGCGGGCAAGTGACGATGGCGGGCGAGGTACGCGACGCCCGGATCGAACTGCAGGGAGCCAGCATGTTTGAAGGCCCGGAACTGACGGTTGAAAAGCTGACGCTGATCCACCGCGGACCTGCGAGCAGTCAGATGACGGTGACGCGGGAAGCGATCATTACCAACAATGGCACCGGACGAATCAATATCGCCGGCAGGCCCAATTGTACGGTGAGAACCGACGGGGCCGCCACGATCGTCTGCAACCCCGACCGATAG
- a CDS encoding class I SAM-dependent methyltransferase, whose protein sequence is MANLWDKYAVPKLIRFACSQPAVMKDRSQIVPKADGDVLELGCGGGINLQFYDRSRVNRLTGLDPSAGLLDYTRQEASERGFDMEICDGIGEDMPFADASFDTVLTTFTLCSVQDGDRVMSEMRRVLKPGGKILFLEHGRAPDKGPEKWQRRIEPVWKHIAGGCHLHRPVARAFEANGYKLIENAGHYAPKTPRWLGWMEFGEARPL, encoded by the coding sequence ATGGCAAATCTATGGGATAAATATGCGGTACCGAAGCTGATCCGCTTCGCCTGTTCGCAGCCGGCGGTGATGAAGGACCGCAGCCAGATCGTGCCGAAAGCCGATGGCGATGTGCTCGAACTGGGCTGCGGCGGTGGCATCAATCTGCAATTTTACGACCGGTCCAGGGTCAACAGGCTGACCGGACTCGATCCCTCCGCGGGACTGCTCGACTATACCCGCCAGGAAGCGAGCGAGCGCGGTTTCGACATGGAAATATGCGACGGTATCGGCGAGGACATGCCCTTTGCCGATGCCAGTTTCGACACGGTGCTGACCACATTCACGCTCTGCTCAGTTCAGGATGGCGATCGGGTGATGTCGGAAATGCGGCGGGTCCTGAAGCCCGGCGGCAAGATCCTCTTTCTCGAACATGGCCGGGCACCCGACAAGGGGCCGGAAAAATGGCAAAGGCGCATCGAACCCGTGTGGAAGCATATCGCCGGCGGTTGCCATCTGCACCGGCCGGTGGCCAGGGCATTTGAAGCCAACGGCTATAAGCTGATCGAAAATGCCGGCCATTATGCGCCGAAGACCCCGCGCTGGCTCGGCTGGATGGAATTCGGCGAAGCGAGGCCGCTATGA
- a CDS encoding head GIN domain-containing protein, with amino-acid sequence MKRILFLAPLLALAACEGSIVDAVGDAASSSGSSFADGSAIGTSASNPGAFEGVTLAGPDDVIFTTADDFSIRAEGDSDAIEQLRYKISGDEIKIGRDGDDKFWGDSGKATIYISAPSLKNAKLAGSGDMQVDAMTTDSSALSIAGSGNISVAKINSASLRSKIAGSGNLALAGTAESIEISIAGSGDISGKDLNAKSATIAVAGSGDVELSSDGSVDANVMGSGDVRIHGDAKCKSRVMGNGTVKCG; translated from the coding sequence ATGAAGAGAATATTGTTTTTGGCACCCTTATTGGCGCTCGCGGCTTGCGAAGGGTCGATTGTCGATGCCGTGGGCGATGCCGCATCCAGCTCCGGCAGCAGCTTTGCCGACGGCAGTGCCATCGGCACCAGCGCCAGCAATCCCGGAGCGTTCGAAGGCGTCACTCTGGCCGGTCCCGATGATGTGATCTTCACCACCGCGGATGATTTCTCGATCCGGGCGGAAGGCGATTCAGACGCGATCGAACAGTTGCGCTACAAAATATCCGGTGACGAGATCAAAATCGGTCGCGATGGTGATGACAAATTCTGGGGCGATAGCGGCAAGGCCACGATCTATATCAGCGCGCCGTCGCTGAAGAACGCCAAGCTCGCCGGATCTGGCGATATGCAGGTCGATGCGATGACCACGGATTCGTCCGCGCTGAGCATTGCCGGTTCGGGCAATATCAGCGTGGCAAAAATCAATTCGGCTTCGCTCCGTTCCAAGATTGCCGGTTCCGGTAATCTGGCTCTCGCGGGCACCGCGGAATCCATCGAGATTTCGATCGCCGGTTCCGGTGATATCAGCGGCAAGGATCTGAACGCGAAGAGCGCCACCATAGCGGTTGCCGGCAGCGGCGATGTCGAGCTGTCCTCCGACGGATCGGTCGACGCTAATGTCATGGGATCCGGCGATGTCCGCATCCATGGCGATGCGAAGTGCAAGTCGCGGGTAATGGGCAACGGTACCGTCAAATGCGGTTGA
- a CDS encoding CarD family transcriptional regulator, producing MAANVLSFDVGDYVVYPKHGVGRVIELQNEEIAGMQLELYVLRFEKERMTLRVPTNKAEGVGMRKLSSDKTLREAMETLKAKPKVKRSMWSRRAQEYEAKINSGDLVSIAEVTRDLFRADDQPEQSYSERQIFEAASSRLARELAAMEETDEPTALAKILDILNIAAPQYYEVKED from the coding sequence ATGGCTGCGAATGTGCTGTCCTTTGATGTGGGCGATTATGTTGTTTACCCAAAACATGGCGTTGGACGGGTTATTGAACTGCAAAATGAAGAAATTGCGGGCATGCAACTCGAACTTTATGTTTTGCGCTTTGAAAAAGAACGGATGACCCTTCGGGTTCCGACCAACAAGGCAGAAGGCGTAGGAATGCGCAAATTGTCTTCCGACAAAACACTCCGTGAAGCCATGGAAACCCTGAAAGCCAAGCCCAAGGTCAAGCGGTCGATGTGGTCGCGCCGGGCGCAGGAATATGAAGCGAAGATCAACTCGGGCGATCTGGTCTCGATTGCCGAAGTGACCCGCGATCTTTTCCGCGCTGACGACCAGCCCGAACAGAGCTATTCCGAACGACAGATTTTCGAAGCGGCATCGAGCCGCCTCGCCCGCGAACTGGCGGCGATGGAAGAAACCGACGAGCCGACGGCTCTGGCGAAAATTCTCGATATTCTCAATATTGCGGCACCGCAATATTATGAAGTGAAAGAAGATTAA
- the fdxA gene encoding ferredoxin FdxA, with the protein MTYVVTEDCIKCKYMDCVEVCPVDCFYEGDNMLVINPSECIDCGVCEPECPAEAILPDTEDGLEKWLEINTKFSEEWPNITVSRDPPADADEYKGMEGKFEAFFSEKPGAGD; encoded by the coding sequence ATGACCTATGTTGTTACCGAAGACTGTATCAAATGCAAATATATGGACTGTGTGGAAGTCTGTCCGGTGGACTGCTTTTACGAAGGCGACAATATGCTGGTCATCAACCCCAGCGAGTGCATTGACTGCGGCGTCTGCGAACCCGAATGCCCGGCCGAGGCGATTCTGCCCGACACCGAAGACGGGCTGGAAAAGTGGCTCGAGATCAACACGAAATTCTCCGAAGAATGGCCGAACATCACGGTCAGCCGCGACCCGCCAGCCGATGCCGACGAATATAAGGGCATGGAAGGCAAGTTCGAGGCCTTCTTCTCCGAAAAGCCCGGCGCTGGCGACTAA
- a CDS encoding S4 domain-containing protein, which produces MARKLAEKGHVRLNGRRIERGHVRVRQGDILTVPQGHDVHVVRIIALPERRSSALQAQSCYEILQTGN; this is translated from the coding sequence ATGGCCCGCAAGCTGGCTGAAAAGGGACATGTCCGGCTGAACGGCCGGCGGATCGAACGGGGCCATGTCCGGGTTCGGCAGGGCGATATTCTCACCGTACCGCAGGGCCATGACGTGCATGTGGTGCGCATCATTGCGCTACCCGAACGTCGCAGCAGCGCTTTGCAGGCGCAATCCTGTTATGAGATATTGCAGACTGGTAATTGA
- a CDS encoding helicase-related protein translates to MSPFSQSSLVAVLGPTNTGKTHLAIERMCAHSSGMIGFPLRLLAREVYDRVVALKGVNRVALVTGEEKIIPKDAQWFLCTAEAMPMDREFAFVAIDEAQIGIDPERGHIFTDRMLHARGREETMILGSESLRPLIEALLPDAEIVTRPRFSTLSYAGPRKLSRLPRRSAIVAFSLEDVYAIAEMLRRQHGGAAIVMGSLSPQTRNAQVKMYQDGEVDYLVATDAIGMGLNLDVTHVAFAALKKFDGRRRRPLTLAEIGQIAGRAGRHQKDGSFGVLTGLATSDELQPEDIENLESHHFPKLEWLYWRNAEPDFGSVDRLIGSLEEFPQGRRLQAAPEAVDLAVLKRLAQDQAVAGLAQSPDKIRLLWEAASIPDFRKVGADHQARFVASLWPHLASGSGRIPHARMAQEIARLENVQGDIATLGARIAAARSWSYIAQKSRWVEQPEAMVDRTRALESRLSDAMHSQLTQRFVDKRTRVLMRGLLKDMLHQDVIVDDDGKVLVEGQEIGTLKGFQFVVPSDSRREDRKMLLAAAERYLGRIMTDNADALAKAPDSVLELVADSAGQPAILWGDSRLAVLTKGKTLLQPEIRFERSIKDMTPEDSQKVMDRVKAWVDSMKAKHLQGLVKIDALANEPATPPAVRALFAQIVDAGGILSRREIDQAVRALDNDMRGHARRAGLVFGALDIFHHALMKPGAVLWRTALFAAYDEEPMIEQAPDNAVHLKQGTFSSAGHATRLGFRRIADEYVRVDMVERLVKQAHEARKQDAVFAVDSALATSLGLSKACHEALLDLAGFVKTDDKPAPVEAPAAAADPVVPADAEATASQEASAADTGTEAEKPATPDAVADTADAAKATVEEVSSDAESDPAEPAPAVQYWRWKGMARKKNQSYFKPREKHQKKNKGAPAKRKAEPVLATAGGAFAELAALRDSMKK, encoded by the coding sequence ATGTCCCCGTTTTCCCAGTCGTCTCTTGTCGCCGTTCTCGGCCCGACCAACACCGGCAAAACCCATCTTGCCATCGAGCGCATGTGTGCCCATTCGAGCGGGATGATCGGCTTTCCGCTGCGCTTGCTGGCGCGCGAGGTCTATGACCGGGTTGTGGCGCTGAAAGGTGTCAACCGGGTAGCGCTGGTCACGGGTGAGGAAAAGATCATTCCGAAAGACGCGCAATGGTTCCTGTGCACCGCAGAAGCGATGCCGATGGACCGGGAATTCGCCTTTGTCGCGATCGACGAGGCGCAAATCGGCATTGATCCCGAACGCGGCCATATTTTCACCGACCGGATGCTGCACGCGCGCGGCCGCGAGGAAACGATGATCCTCGGGTCCGAGAGCCTGCGCCCACTGATCGAGGCCTTGCTGCCCGATGCCGAAATCGTCACCCGGCCCCGGTTTTCGACCCTCAGCTATGCCGGCCCGCGCAAGCTCTCGCGCTTGCCGAGGCGTTCGGCCATCGTCGCCTTCTCGCTCGAGGATGTATACGCGATCGCCGAAATGCTGCGGCGCCAGCATGGTGGCGCGGCGATCGTCATGGGCAGCCTGTCGCCGCAGACCCGCAACGCCCAGGTCAAAATGTACCAGGACGGTGAAGTCGACTATCTTGTCGCCACCGATGCGATCGGCATGGGGCTCAATCTCGACGTCACTCATGTCGCCTTTGCCGCGCTGAAGAAATTCGACGGTCGCCGCCGCCGGCCGCTCACCCTGGCGGAAATCGGACAGATTGCCGGGCGCGCCGGCCGGCACCAGAAGGACGGTAGTTTCGGCGTGCTGACCGGCCTTGCCACGTCGGACGAACTGCAGCCGGAGGATATCGAAAATCTTGAATCGCATCATTTCCCGAAGCTGGAATGGCTCTACTGGCGCAACGCCGAGCCGGATTTCGGTTCGGTCGACCGCCTGATCGGCTCGCTGGAGGAATTTCCGCAGGGTCGCCGGTTGCAGGCGGCTCCGGAAGCGGTCGATCTGGCGGTATTGAAACGGCTGGCGCAGGATCAGGCGGTGGCCGGTCTCGCGCAATCACCCGACAAGATCCGGCTGCTCTGGGAAGCGGCCTCCATCCCAGATTTTCGCAAGGTCGGTGCCGATCACCAGGCGCGCTTCGTCGCTTCGCTCTGGCCGCATCTCGCCAGCGGATCGGGTCGCATTCCCCACGCCCGGATGGCGCAGGAAATTGCCCGGCTGGAAAATGTCCAGGGCGATATCGCCACTTTGGGCGCGCGGATCGCTGCCGCGCGCAGCTGGAGCTATATCGCGCAAAAGTCCCGCTGGGTGGAACAGCCCGAAGCGATGGTTGACCGGACCCGGGCGCTGGAGTCGCGCCTCAGTGATGCCATGCACAGCCAGCTGACCCAGCGTTTCGTCGACAAGCGGACACGGGTGTTGATGCGCGGTCTGCTGAAAGATATGTTGCATCAGGATGTCATCGTCGATGACGATGGCAAGGTCCTGGTCGAGGGACAGGAAATAGGAACACTCAAGGGCTTTCAATTTGTCGTGCCTTCCGATAGCCGGAGAGAAGATCGAAAAATGCTGCTGGCTGCGGCAGAAAGATATTTGGGACGGATTATGACGGACAATGCAGACGCTCTTGCCAAGGCACCGGACTCCGTTCTGGAGCTGGTTGCCGATTCGGCCGGACAGCCGGCAATCCTCTGGGGCGACAGCCGGCTTGCGGTCCTGACGAAGGGCAAGACGCTGTTGCAACCCGAGATCAGGTTCGAGCGCTCGATCAAGGATATGACGCCCGAGGACAGCCAGAAGGTCATGGACCGGGTCAAGGCCTGGGTTGATTCGATGAAGGCGAAGCATTTGCAGGGGCTGGTCAAGATTGACGCTCTTGCCAACGAGCCGGCAACGCCGCCGGCGGTGCGTGCGCTGTTCGCGCAGATTGTCGACGCGGGCGGGATTCTCTCGCGGCGCGAAATCGATCAGGCCGTCCGGGCGCTCGACAATGATATGCGCGGGCACGCGCGCCGCGCCGGTCTGGTATTCGGCGCGCTCGATATTTTTCACCACGCGCTGATGAAGCCCGGTGCTGTGCTCTGGCGGACGGCCTTGTTTGCCGCCTATGACGAAGAGCCGATGATCGAACAGGCGCCAGACAATGCGGTGCATCTGAAACAGGGGACATTCTCCTCTGCCGGCCATGCCACGCGTCTCGGTTTCCGCAGGATTGCCGACGAATATGTCAGGGTCGACATGGTCGAGCGACTGGTCAAGCAGGCACATGAGGCCCGCAAGCAGGACGCGGTATTCGCTGTGGACTCGGCTCTGGCAACATCCCTCGGCCTGTCGAAAGCCTGTCATGAAGCGCTGCTCGATCTGGCAGGCTTTGTCAAAACCGATGACAAGCCGGCGCCGGTCGAAGCGCCTGCCGCTGCGGCAGATCCGGTGGTCCCGGCGGACGCGGAGGCCACGGCGTCACAGGAAGCCAGTGCTGCCGACACCGGCACGGAAGCGGAAAAGCCTGCCACACCGGACGCGGTTGCCGACACGGCGGATGCGGCGAAAGCGACAGTGGAAGAGGTTTCTTCCGACGCAGAATCCGATCCGGCAGAACCGGCACCGGCCGTTCAATATTGGCGCTGGAAAGGCATGGCGCGCAAGAAAAACCAAAGCTATTTCAAACCCCGCGAGAAGCACCAGAAAAAGAACAAGGGCGCGCCCGCCAAGCGCAAGGCGGAACCGGTTCTCGCCACCGCTGGCGGGGCCTTTGCCGAGCTGGCGGCGCTCCGGGACAGCATGAAGAAATAG